The segment GAGAAGAACTGAGGAACAACAATAGAAAAGGAACACTAGCAAATAGCAATGGCATCTTTAGGGTTGCAGATACTGGGAATTGGACTGGCGGTGCTTGGGTGGATTGGAAACATACTGATCTGTATGCTTCCCATGTGGAAGGTGTCTGCTTTTATTGGGAACAACATAGTTGTGGCTCAGACTATCTGGGAAGGACTGTGGATGACGTGTGTGGTGCAGAGCACGGGCCAGATGCAGTGCAAAGTGTACGACTCTCTGCTCGCCCTGCCTCCAGACCTCCAAGCGGCCCGAGCCATGGTGGTCATCGCCATCCTGTTCTCTCTGTTTGGCCTGCTGCTCGCTGTGGTCGGAGGGAAATGCACCACCTGTATTGGGGACAAAGGAGCAAAGGCCAGAGTGGCAATCTCTGCAGGGGTTTTCTTTATCCTGAGCGGGGCTCTGTGTCTAGTGACTGTGTCTCTGCCTGCTAACACTATCATAAAGGACTTCTACAACCCTCTGGTTCCTGATGCTCAGAGGAGGGAGCTCggtgcatgtttgtatgtgggCTGGGGAGCATCAGGACTGCTGCTGATCGGCGGTGCTCT is part of the Anabas testudineus chromosome 14, fAnaTes1.2, whole genome shotgun sequence genome and harbors:
- the LOC113168908 gene encoding claudin-4-like, translated to MASLGLQILGIGLAVLGWIGNILICMLPMWKVSAFIGNNIVVAQTIWEGLWMTCVVQSTGQMQCKVYDSLLALPPDLQAARAMVVIAILFSLFGLLLAVVGGKCTTCIGDKGAKARVAISAGVFFILSGALCLVTVSLPANTIIKDFYNPLVPDAQRRELGACLYVGWGASGLLLIGGALLCCQCPSRGDRYNGAKYTPPKSTTPGKEFV